Proteins from a genomic interval of Zingiber officinale cultivar Zhangliang chromosome 1B, Zo_v1.1, whole genome shotgun sequence:
- the LOC122047776 gene encoding uncharacterized protein LOC122047776 isoform X1 has product MSEAPIFHSKYSYHHDGKAQQLDIHEILVKRSRLGIFLSYFMVVVFLGTNVYFVTTKEVNIRSIWSILVCFLLAKFLHYNPVKKERVVIMPAFGVQLETHYWSGRIVRLFVPISKILSSMLNECVTPVTCYWSLALLLRDEGELMLVFQLIRFVQKLQPPLKMLVPVWKALRAAINCEETSIT; this is encoded by the exons ATGTCTGAAGCTCCAATTTTTCATAGCAAATACAGCTATCATCATGATGGCAAAGCGCAACAGCTTGACATTCATGAAATTTTAGTGAAGAGGAGCAGGCTTGGGATTTTCTTGTCTTATTTCATGGTTGTAGTGTTTCTGGGAACTAATGTATATTTTGTTACAACGAAG GAAGTTAATATCAGGAGCATTTGGAGCATTCTTGTGTGCTTTCTCTTGGCCAAGTTTTTGCACTACAACCCTGTTAAGAAAG AAAGGGTGGTGATTATGCCAGCATTTGGTGTGCAACTTGAAACTCATTACTGGAG tgGAAGGATTGTTCGCCTTTTTGTCCCCATAAGCAAAATACTAAGCTCCATGCTGAATGAATGTGTGACCCCTGTAACTTGCTACTGGAGTTTGGCTCTGCTTCTTCGTGATGAGGGTGAGCTTATGCTAGTGTTCCAG TTGATTAGATTCGTACAGAAATTACAACCACCATTGAAAATGTTGGTTCCCGTGTGGAAGGCCTTGCGCGCCGCCATTAACTGTGAAGAAACCAGCATTACCTGA
- the LOC122047776 gene encoding uncharacterized protein LOC122047776 isoform X2, with amino-acid sequence MSEAPIFHSKYSYHHDGKAQQLDIHEILVKRSRLGIFLSYFMVVVFLGTNVYFVTTKEVNIRSIWSILVCFLLAKFLHYNPVKKERVVIMPAFGVQLETHYWSGRIVRLFVPISKILSSMLNECVTPVTCYWSLALLLRDEGELMLVFQKLQPPLKMLVPVWKALRAAINCEETSIT; translated from the exons ATGTCTGAAGCTCCAATTTTTCATAGCAAATACAGCTATCATCATGATGGCAAAGCGCAACAGCTTGACATTCATGAAATTTTAGTGAAGAGGAGCAGGCTTGGGATTTTCTTGTCTTATTTCATGGTTGTAGTGTTTCTGGGAACTAATGTATATTTTGTTACAACGAAG GAAGTTAATATCAGGAGCATTTGGAGCATTCTTGTGTGCTTTCTCTTGGCCAAGTTTTTGCACTACAACCCTGTTAAGAAAG AAAGGGTGGTGATTATGCCAGCATTTGGTGTGCAACTTGAAACTCATTACTGGAG tgGAAGGATTGTTCGCCTTTTTGTCCCCATAAGCAAAATACTAAGCTCCATGCTGAATGAATGTGTGACCCCTGTAACTTGCTACTGGAGTTTGGCTCTGCTTCTTCGTGATGAGGGTGAGCTTATGCTAGTGTTCCAG AAATTACAACCACCATTGAAAATGTTGGTTCCCGTGTGGAAGGCCTTGCGCGCCGCCATTAACTGTGAAGAAACCAGCATTACCTGA
- the LOC122019824 gene encoding uncharacterized protein LOC122019824 has protein sequence MASTAKAVVESLYEALLRGDAGAAAALLAEDVEWWFHGPRRCQYMRRTLTGEAGPRDFRFRPRRVAEVGRWVVAEGWEGKHAYWVHAWAVDVATARIIRFREYFNTSVTVQEVAQPSEAGISSGGGVGGSAVWRSQAGPNAGGRSLPGLVLAI, from the coding sequence ATGGCTTCGACGGCAAAAGCGGTGGTGGAGTCGCTGTACGAGGCTCTGTTGAGGGGCGACGCGGGGGCGGCGGCGGCGCTGCTGGCGGAGGACGTGGAGTGGTGGTTCCACGGGCCACGGCGGTGCCAGTACATGCGGCGCACGCTGACGGGTGAAGCTGGTCCGCGCGACTTCCGGTTCCGGCCGCGGCGAGTGGCGGAGGTCGGCCGCTGGGTGGTGGCGGAGGGGTGGGAGGGTAAGCACGCATACTGGGTCCATGCCTGGGCCGTCGACGTCGCCACCGCTCGCATCATCCGGTTTCGGGAGTACTTCAACACCTCCGTCACGGTGCAGGAGGTGGCGCAGCCGAGTGAGGCCGGGATCAGCTCCGGCGGTGGGGTGGGAGGATCGGCGGTCTGGCGGAGCCAGGCAGGGCCCAACGCCGGCGGACGCTCACTCCCGGGCCTTGTTCTCGCCATTTGA
- the LOC122020549 gene encoding DNA-directed RNA polymerases II, IV and V subunit 12-like produces the protein MDPLQPEPITYLCGDCGAENTLKPGDVVQCRKCGHRVLHKKRTRRIMQFQAR, from the exons ATGGACCCCTTGCAGCCTGAGCCTATTACTTACTTATGTGGAG ATTGCGGAGCAGAGAACACCCTGAAGCCAGGGGATGTAGTACAGTGCAGGAAGTGTGGACATCGCGTCCTTCACAAGAAGCGCACTCGCAGAA TTATGCAATTCCAAGCCCGGTGA